DNA sequence from the Candidatus Binataceae bacterium genome:
TCTGGGACATGGACGAGCAGGGCGTCGATGTGCAGATCGTTTATCCGACCGCCGCGGGCCAGATGCTCGGGCGCGAGTTCCATGATCCGAAGCTGCTCGCGGCGTGCTGCCGCGCCTACAACGACTGGAGCGCCGACTTTACCTCGAAGGCGGCAGACCGCATCAAGTGGGCCGCGATCCTGCCGATGCAGGACGTCGAAGAAGCGATCAGGGAAGCGCATCGCACGGCGAAAAACGGCGCGGTGAGTTTCTATGTTCGTCCGAATCCCGTCCGTGGCCGCACGATCTTCTGCGAGGAATACATGCCGCTCTGGACCGAGGTCGAAAAGCTCGGCAAGCCGATCTCGACGCACGATTCCGGCTCGGCGTCGGTCGAATCGTTCGGCGATCGCATGGATACTCACGTCACCGGACATATCCTGTCGCATCCGTTCGAGGCGATGGCCGCGATGGCGGGGCTTATCTGGTTTGGCGTCATCGAGCGCCTTCCGAAACTGCGCGTGGTGCAGGTCGAGGCCGATGGCGGATGGGTTCCCTACTGGCTGCAGCGGATGGAACAGCACTGGGATTTCAGCGGCAACGCGGAGCATGAATATTTGAAGCGGCGGCCGACTGAGTATTTCAAGACTAACTTTTTCGTCGCGTTTCGTGGCGACGAGCCGACGATGAAGGCGGCGATCGATATTATCGGCGATGATAACTTCGTCTGGGACACTGACTATCCGCATCCGGACGGTACGTTCCCGTGGGGCCTCGAAGCGATGGTCAAGCAGCAGATCAGCGATCAGAGCAAGCGCAAGATCCTGTGGGACAACGCAGTCCGCGCCTTCGGCTTGAATTGAGTAGTCCCTCGCCCAATTTTTCCGCTTCCCTCTCCCTGACCGGGGAGAGGGCTAGGGTGAGGGTATTCTGCTGATCGCTGAAGCCATTGCATGCGTGGGGCTTCCGACGTTGCACCTCTCCCTCACCCTCTCCCAGGATAAGGAGAGGGGACAGATTCCGCCGCGAGTTGTACGCGCTGTCTTGCAACGCTCGCCCGGTCAGGGAGAGGGATTTCGGTTTCGGAAAAGAGCAATTGCAAAATCGAAGTGAGAATACTTAGTGGATTTTGAATTTTCGCCTGAGCAGGAAGCGTTTCGCGCCGAGGTCCGCAAATGGATCGCCGCCAATCTGCCGCCCGAGCTATGCGTTGACGATGCCTCCGACGAACGGATCGCGCCCAATCGTGGAATCTTCGACAAGCGCCGCGCCTGGCAGGCGAAACTCAATCAAGCAGGCTACGCTGGGTTCTCATGGCCGAAGGAATACGGGGGGCGTGCCGCGAGCCTGATCGAACAGTTCATCTGGGACGAGGAATACAATAGCGCCCGCGCTCCAATCCTGCCGGGTTATTTTGGCGTGGGACTTTGCGGGCCGACGCTCATGCAATGCGGAACCGAGGAGCAGAAGAAACGCTTCCTGCCGCGAATACTCAGTGCCGACGACATCTGGTGCCAGGGCTACTCCGAGCCGGGAGCCGGCTCCGATCTCGCCGGACTGTCGACCCGCGCGTCCGACAAGGGCGATAACTTCGAAATCAACGGGCAGAAGGTGTGGACCTCGGGCGCGCAGTACGCCGACTGGATGTTCCTGCTGGCACGCACCGATCCCGATGCTCCCAAGCATCGCGGGATCTCCTACATCCTGCTCGACATGAAGAGCCCGGGGGTCAGCGTGCGTCCGCTGATCACGATGAACGGGCATGCGCATTTCAACGAAGTGTTCTTCGAGAATGTCCATGTGCCGAAAGAAAACCTCGTTGGCGAGATAAACGAAGGTTGGAAGGTCGCGATGACGACGCTCAGCTTCGAGCGCAGCTTCGCCGGCGGTGGCGGTCACGGCTCGCAGATAACTCGCCTCGCGCAGCTCGCGCGGATGGTCACGATCAACGGCAAACTCGCATGGGAGCAGAACTGGGTGCGCCAGCAGATCGCGCAATTCGCGATCGAAAACGAGGCGCAGAAGTATGCGCGCCTCAGATCGTTCACGCGCCAGTTGAAGGGGCTGCCGCCTGGGCCCGAAGGTTCGATGCTCAAGCTGTTCGGCTCGGAGCTGGGCGTGAGAATCGCGCGCTTCTCGACCGAGTTGCTGGGCGGCTACGGCCTTATCGGCGAGACCACCGGCACGGTTCCCGACGCGCCGCGATGGCTGAATCGCGTGCTGAGTTCGCGCCAGTACACGATCGCGGGCGGCACGAGTGAGATTCAGCGCAATATCATCGGCGAGCGCACGCTCGGATTGCCGAAGGGCTAATCCATCTTCAAGCCTGTTCTAATATTAGAGAATTGAGATTCGTTTTTTGGCTCTGGATCGATGGAGCCAATCGAAACGCGTCCTGTTTCCGATCGCGCCAATTTTTGGTCGCTTATATCCGGGCGCCGCGAATGAAGTGCGATCATTCCTCGGATAACTTAGTTCGTATTCCGCATAGCTAAGCCAATTTTTCCTTCTCTCCCAGCGCTTATCTGAAATGCGCTGACGTGAAGGGCATGGATGTTGCACAACGTCCCGGATGCCAAGTGTCGTCCGTTGTCTTGGACTGCGGCGGATATCGGTAGCGCACTGCGTCCGGCCGCCTGCTGAACCGATTTCAACTGAAGGGAGAATTAAGTGATTCGCAAAACGATAGTGCTGGGCTCGTTGACTGCGTTGGCAGCGCTTACCGTTGCGCCGTTCGCGTTCGCCGCCGACATGGCTGGCGCCAAGCAGAACTACGATACGTTCTGCGTAAAGTGCCACGGCGCCAATGGCAAGGGCGATGGGCCGGCGGCGGCGACGCTCAGCACCAAGCCGCGCGACTTCACCGATTGCGCGCGGATGTCGAAGATTTCCGACGATACGCTGTTCGGCGTGATCAAGAATGGCGGCGCCTCGGCCGGGCTCAGCAAGGACATGCAAGCCTGGAGCTCCGGCTTCGAAGACGATGAAATTCATGATCTCGTCACGTATGTAAGAACTTTCTGCAAGAAGTAGGGACGCGGAGTACGCAGATGATCGATGCGAAGCCGCGCGACCTGTGGTGGTTCCGGCGCAACGTGCCGTGCCTCGACGCGTGTCCCGTCAAGACCGACGCGGGGCGCTACGTGCAACTCGTCGCCGAAGGCCGCTTCGCCGAGGCCTATCGCGTGGCGCGCTCGCCAAATCCGATCGCCTCGATCTGCGGCCGCGCCTGTGGCGCGCCCTGCGAAGACGCATGCCGCCGCGGCAAGATCGACGCGCCGGTGACGATCCGCGCAATCAAGCGTTTCCTTACCGATCACTTCGGACCCGAATCGCTCTCGAGCAAGAGCATCCGCGAGATGATCGCGGGTCCCGATGGTGGTGGCAGCTTAACTCCCGGTCATCTTGAAGAGATGAACGCGAAGAATGGCGCGCGCAAGGTCGCCGTGGTCGGCGCGGGACCTGCGGGCCTCGCGTGCGCGCACGATCTCGCGACGATGGGTTATCGGGTGACCGTGTTCGAAGCGATGCCCCATCCGGGTGGGATGTTGCGTTACGGAATCCCGACTTATCGGCTGCCGCGCGACGTTATCGACGTGCAGGTCGGCGAGATCGAGGCGCTGGGCGTTGAATTTCATTACTCGACACCGCTGCGTGCGGGCTTCGGTATTCGCGAGCTCAAGGCCGACGGCTTCGAGGCGATCTTCCTCGCTGTCGGCGCCTCGCGCGGACGCGCCGTGCCGATCGAAGGTAGCGACACCGACGGTGTCATCAAAGCGATCGACTATCTGCTCAACATCAATCGCGGCTTTCGCGTCCCGCTCGGCGGCAAGGTCGTCGTGATCGGCGGTGGTCTGGTTGCGATCGACGCGGCGCGCACTGCCGTTCGCGCGATGATTCCCGGCCTCACGATGGCGGCCGAGGACGAAGCGCTGGTCGAAAGCGGCACGATGCGTGTCGCTCTCGATGCGGCGCGCGAGGCGCTGCGCCGCGGCGCTCTCGACGTGACAGTCGCGAGCCTCGAGTCCGAACCTGAGATGCCCGCGATGAAATCGGCGCAGGGCCGCGAGGAGATGGACATCGCGCGCGACGAGGGCGTGAGCTTCCTGCCGGGATGGGGTCCGAGACGCGTTGTCGCGCGCGATGGACGCGCGGTCGGTATCGAACTCGTGCGATGCGTCCGCGTGTTCGACGAATCAGGGCGCTTCCGGCCGCAGTTCGATGAAAACGATCGCCGCACGCTCGAAGCTGCGACGATCATCCTTGCGATCGGCCAGGCGCCCGATCTTTCTTTCGTCACGCCCGACGATGGCCTCGCGATCACTACCGCCGGCACGCTCAAGATCGATCCGGTGACGTTTGCGACCGACGTGGCGGGCGTATTTGCGGGCGGTGACTCGGCCTTTCCACCCTCTTTGCTCATCACCTGTGCGCAACACGGCAAGCTCGCCGCACGATCGATCGATGCGTACCTGAGCGGCGCTGCGATCGGCGAGCCGAGGATGCGAGTCACGGTCGAAGAACTTCCGACCGACTCCTATCAGATGGTCGAAAACTACGAGCTGAAGCATCGCGATATCCCGCTGCTTCCGCTCGCGCGGCGCAGTGGAATCACCGAAGTCGAAACCACCTTCACGGCGGCCGAGGCTCGCGAGCAAGCCGAGCGCTGCCTCTATTGCCATATCCATCCGATCTACGACGGCTCCAAGTGCATCCTGTGCAATCGATGCGTCGATATCTGCCCCGAGCATTGCCTGCATTTCGCGCTGAGCGACGAGGTTGCCGATCGCGAGCGCGTGTCGGGCGCGATGCCCGCCGCCGGCAGTGCGTTTCTCTACGACGAGGCCAAATGTATTCGCTGCGGCCTGTGCGCGATCCGCTGCCCCACCTCCGCAATCAAGATGGAGCGGTTTCAGTTCGAGGAAACCAGCAGTTAATGGACAACGATCGTCGCAGAATTCTGCGCTTTCTCGGCAAGGGGTCGGTGCTTGCCGCATTTGTCGCGCAGCTTGGCGCCGCGGGCCGGGCGTTTTTTCCGAACGTGCTTTATGAGCCGCCGAGCCGCTTCAAGCTCAAGCGGCCTGACGACTATCCCGACGGCTACACCTTCGACGCGGCCAATCGCCTGTTCGTGATTAAGCAAGGCCCGTCGTTCCACGTGATCTCCGCGA
Encoded proteins:
- a CDS encoding amidohydrolase family protein is translated as MKNGFKVVDTDTHLMEPDFVFEKFIDEKYKSQAPKMGVAPQSGRRTFLVEGEPFTREHGKYPMAAPAFLDSVRKAMRRFERAAKTGYSAESRIWDMDEQGVDVQIVYPTAAGQMLGREFHDPKLLAACCRAYNDWSADFTSKAADRIKWAAILPMQDVEEAIREAHRTAKNGAVSFYVRPNPVRGRTIFCEEYMPLWTEVEKLGKPISTHDSGSASVESFGDRMDTHVTGHILSHPFEAMAAMAGLIWFGVIERLPKLRVVQVEADGGWVPYWLQRMEQHWDFSGNAEHEYLKRRPTEYFKTNFFVAFRGDEPTMKAAIDIIGDDNFVWDTDYPHPDGTFPWGLEAMVKQQISDQSKRKILWDNAVRAFGLN
- a CDS encoding acyl-CoA dehydrogenase, which produces MDFEFSPEQEAFRAEVRKWIAANLPPELCVDDASDERIAPNRGIFDKRRAWQAKLNQAGYAGFSWPKEYGGRAASLIEQFIWDEEYNSARAPILPGYFGVGLCGPTLMQCGTEEQKKRFLPRILSADDIWCQGYSEPGAGSDLAGLSTRASDKGDNFEINGQKVWTSGAQYADWMFLLARTDPDAPKHRGISYILLDMKSPGVSVRPLITMNGHAHFNEVFFENVHVPKENLVGEINEGWKVAMTTLSFERSFAGGGGHGSQITRLAQLARMVTINGKLAWEQNWVRQQIAQFAIENEAQKYARLRSFTRQLKGLPPGPEGSMLKLFGSELGVRIARFSTELLGGYGLIGETTGTVPDAPRWLNRVLSSRQYTIAGGTSEIQRNIIGERTLGLPKG
- a CDS encoding cytochrome c: MIRKTIVLGSLTALAALTVAPFAFAADMAGAKQNYDTFCVKCHGANGKGDGPAAATLSTKPRDFTDCARMSKISDDTLFGVIKNGGASAGLSKDMQAWSSGFEDDEIHDLVTYVRTFCKK
- a CDS encoding FAD-dependent oxidoreductase; its protein translation is MIDAKPRDLWWFRRNVPCLDACPVKTDAGRYVQLVAEGRFAEAYRVARSPNPIASICGRACGAPCEDACRRGKIDAPVTIRAIKRFLTDHFGPESLSSKSIREMIAGPDGGGSLTPGHLEEMNAKNGARKVAVVGAGPAGLACAHDLATMGYRVTVFEAMPHPGGMLRYGIPTYRLPRDVIDVQVGEIEALGVEFHYSTPLRAGFGIRELKADGFEAIFLAVGASRGRAVPIEGSDTDGVIKAIDYLLNINRGFRVPLGGKVVVIGGGLVAIDAARTAVRAMIPGLTMAAEDEALVESGTMRVALDAAREALRRGALDVTVASLESEPEMPAMKSAQGREEMDIARDEGVSFLPGWGPRRVVARDGRAVGIELVRCVRVFDESGRFRPQFDENDRRTLEAATIILAIGQAPDLSFVTPDDGLAITTAGTLKIDPVTFATDVAGVFAGGDSAFPPSLLITCAQHGKLAARSIDAYLSGAAIGEPRMRVTVEELPTDSYQMVENYELKHRDIPLLPLARRSGITEVETTFTAAEAREQAERCLYCHIHPIYDGSKCILCNRCVDICPEHCLHFALSDEVADRERVSGAMPAAGSAFLYDEAKCIRCGLCAIRCPTSAIKMERFQFEETSS
- a CDS encoding Rieske 2Fe-2S domain-containing protein, whose product is MDNDRRRILRFLGKGSVLAAFVAQLGAAGRAFFPNVLYEPPSRFKLKRPDDYPDGYTFDAANRLFVIKQGPSFHVISAICTHLGCTVQWKDTEFDCPCHGSRFRPDGTVISGPAPRPLEWLSTMLSPDGFLQVDSGIEVARGFQLVVGKGKA